In Caldicoprobacter guelmensis, the genomic stretch CCATCAACGAGCTTGTTTATCAAGGAATCGGGGTTGGCAACAGCCGCCTTTTTCGTCTCGCGTATCAAAGCGGTGGCAGAAGCATAAGCCTCCCAGCAACCTTTTCTTCCGCATGTGCACTGTTCACCGTCAACCACAATCACCATGTGTCCCATTTCAGCAGCAGCATTGTTAAAACCGCTATAAACTTTGCCATCTATCACAACTCCAGTGCCTACACCAGTACCTAGCGTAATGGTAACAGAGTGCTTTGCTCCCTTGCAGGCCCCTGCCACGCTTTCGGCAAGTGCAGCCACGTTTGCATCGTTGTCAAGATAGACAGGAAGGTCTATGTATTTCTGCATCTCAGCCCGCATTGGAACATTTCTGAATTTAAGGTTGTTTGCATAGACCAAAATGCCTTCTTCATTGTTAGGTGTCCCCGGGCTCCCTATTCCTATGGCTTTTACTTCTTTTAAAGAAACGCCGGAGTCCTTCACCACTTTCAACGAAAGCATGGCCATATCCTTGATTATTTCAGGATATTCCCTTTCATTTAAAGTAGGGACGCTATCCTTATGTATAATCTTCCCTTCTTCATCAACCAATCCTACAGCTATATTAGTTCCTCCCAAGTCAATTCCTATGTAATACATCTGCTATACCTCCCCAATTTAACAAATTCCTATACCAAATAATACAATATGTTAATATAAAACACAATACAAAAAAACCGTTAACCTTTAGAGAATCTTTTGGTTAACGGATCCTCTATAACCTTATCTATCCTTCCGTTTGTGCACTCTTTTATCCAATTGTTAATAATATTGGGGGCTTGCGGAGATGAGAAATTCAAGTGCTCTATATATGCGTTGTAAAATCGTTTATTTACATCCAAGAACTCCTTGTAAAATGACACCCCTTCCCTTATCCAAATTGAATTAGCAATGGATACTTTTATGTCGGGATCAGGGTTTTGAAGTATGGTTAGCAGGTCTGCATTGGCTTTATTGACATCTTCTATGCTCATGTTCTGTAACTGTAAAGCTTGGGCCATTGCCTCTTTTGTTTCACCATCGGCACCATTGTACGTCATGCTCAAAGCCAGACTCACGCTTGCAGGGCAGATAAACACGTTATCCTTTACCTGGTCACCAATTAGCTGATTAAACAACTTAAAGCTGAACTCGATGTTTGCATCCACCAGCCTTTCATCCACCTTTTCAGCAGGAGGTGGAAGTTTAGACCCAGCAATGGATGCCCAGTTTATCATGCTGCATGAAGTCAATATAACTGCTGTAACAAAAACAACAATATACATACACGCCACATGCTTTATCCTCATAATCATCTCCCCCTTTTAAGTTTATTTTTCATTAGAATTGACGATAAGGGGGATAAAAAGTTTCATTTTTTTATTTTTTTATATCGCACCTTATAGTCCGTCCCGTATAAATATCCATCTCAAATTCCTGGTTATAAGCAGGGAAGCTGCTCTCTTCTCTAACATGAATCTTTGTGCCTTTTATCCTCATCTTTACCATGGATCCCCTGCGCGTTATGCCTGCAGAAAGCCCGTCTATAAGCCGGAAAAACCTGTGCATAACCAGCAAATAATCAGGGAAATCAGCAGGCAGTTCATTCTCACCATGATGATGATACTTTATCAAATAATACACCTCATCGTTTATATCGTACAACGACCTGCTCAAAGAAGCCCCTCTAAACGCATGGTAAAAACCTTGTTCAAATACTTCTTTGGGATTTACTACGTCGCCTACCTTTAAATCCGGCTGCACCTTTCCGATGTCGTGAAGTATAGTAGCCTGAACCAGGGTATTCTTATTCACGCCAGGCAGTTCCATCAGCCCCTGTTTAAAGGCATCTGCTAATAACTTAAGCATGTTTACTACATGTCTGTAACAACCGTCTTCTATAATGCCAGTTATTTTGATCATGCCGGTATTTTCGTCATATTCATCCATATATTCCGGTATGGACTTCAGCCTGGCCTCTATACGCTGGTCCGGAAGCATTGCCAAAAATGCCGTTTCTAGCTCCTCTTGCATTTCCTTTATTCGGTTCAGCAGTGTATATTCACGGGATACATCTATAAAAGCGACAAGAACGTTATTTGTCTTTTCATTCAAAGGACTCACTTCTATCCTATAATAAGTTCCTGACCCGCTTTCAATTATTTTATCTTTGTATGCACCGTTTATTAAAGCGGCTACTTCCTCTTGGTTTGAAAATTTTTCTAATAATATCCTTCTTGCAACCCTGTTGCATTTCACTATTTTACCCGGTGGGGAAGCTAAAACAACACCAAAAGGCAACATATCTATTATTAAACCTGTGACAATCAAGGTATTTTTTGCTAATCTTTTCGCTTTAATCCTTTCCTCTTTTTCTCGCTTGTGTGTAGAACTGAGTTGATCTATTACATTCATAAGTGAAAGACTTCTGATTATTTCTCCTTTTTCGTCTGTCAACAACAACTGTCCCTCATCAGCCCTGAGGAGTAAATTTTTTGTTGATTTCATATAATGGTATTTTTCCTGTATTTGTTATGTTAAATTTTTCCAGTATACTTCCCTTTCTTTTGCGCCAAAAAGACCAACTAAGGTCTTACCTTTGCTTTTTATTTAAATTTTTAAAAACTTTTCTTCCCTTCACACCACCTCCTCTGCTATAATGTAAATACTACGTGAACCTTACTTGCATCGGCTTCATTATACTGACCATATCCTCATCTGTTATAACCTTAGTCCTTAAATCTTCTAACAGATGCAAGGATATGTGCTTTATAGTCTTCTTGATAACCTTAAGTACTTTTGCTCCCTTGGTGTATAGCTGCATCAATATGTCCGCAATCTGCGTAAGCAGATAATGGTTCTTCATAGCGTTGTAGTTGTAGCTGTTTATATGCCCTATGGCATATATCAAATTCTTTTGTCGATTGAATCCTTCGTTTTCAATTTTCCATCGACTTCGCCCTGCGCCAACAAGTGCCAGGGCATTTTTCTGCGTTACCTTTATGTTGGTAATAAAAACATAACGTTTATTCTCACCATCTCCTTCTGTATCAACAAACTCAATTAAGTTTACTACCCTTTCATTGTATGATATTTCATTAGCCCAAAAAATATTATCCTCTCGTTCTATATCTCCTTCTCTCTTCCTGAAACTCATCCCATCTATCTTCTTTATAGCTTCAAATTCTTCCCCCACGCTCTTTATCCGTCCTTCCTTATACCTTATCAAAAATTTCCACCTATACTCATCACATAACTTAAACACACCTTCACAGGCATAAAGACTGTCCCCTAAAATACAAATGGGCAGCCTCTTGAAAACTCTCTTTATTTTCCCCGCCAACCTGTAAAAGGCCTTTAATTCACAATCTTGCTTGCTGACTTCTTCTCCCTCATTCTCTATAAACTCTGTTCCCTAGGGTGTTAAAATAAAATCGTGTCTGGTGTATAATGAAATTACAAAGGAGGCTGGTAATTATGGATAAAAATACCTATTATCAAACAGTTAAAAATATGGCGGTTGAAAAAGTATTAAATCAGTATTGCTCTGATTCGGACCCATCTCGCCCTGCCTTGAAAAAATTGCTGGAGGATTTGCTCGACTGGTTTATGTTGTCTGAACGCCAAATCTATCTCTTGAAAAACGAGAATGACAAAGGTAACGGCTTTTATGATAGAAAACTTGGTACACCTATGGGTAACCTGGAAATCTCTGTCCCAAGAACTCGCACTGGCGATTTCAGACCTCACATCCTCCCTGAACCGTATAAAAGGGTGGATGAATCCTATACAGACCTCCTTATGTCCCTTGTTGTCAACGGTTATTCAGAATCTTCCCTCTTAAATACCCTCAAAAGCCTCAATCTCCCTTATTCTGATGATGAACTCGACAAAATCAAAGATGACCTAAAAAGCGAGTTAGACCTTTTCAAACAACGAGAATTACCCGAATCGGTGTTTGCATTACTCATCGATGCCTATCACTGTGAGATAAAGGACGGCTCAAAAGTAAAGAAAGCCGCATGCTACATAGTCCTTGGCATCGATATGGAAGGTAAAAAAGATATCTTTGGCCTTTACACCTTCTTCGGTAAAGAAAACAGAGCCGATTGGAACAAGGTCTTTGAAGACTTGATAAATCGCGGTCTTAAACGAGTTTTAGTAGTTGTAAGCGATGATTTCCCTGGAATTATTGACACGGTCAAAGCTGTATATCCATATGCTGACCATCAGCTCTGTTTTGTACACCTTCAGAGAAATATCCGCAAATATATGACCAAAGCTGATGCCACAGAATTCAATAAAGAACTCGATAAAATAAAGTTTGCTTCTTCCTTTGATGAAGCTGTTCAAAAGTTTTATGAACTTTGCAGTAACTTTAAGAGTAAATATAGCCGATATATGAACCTTCTTATGGAGAAAGCAGAACATTACATGGCTTTCACTAAATATCCCGAATCCTTGAGAAAGCATATTTATACTACCAACAGTGTAGAGAGTATTAATAGCCTGGTTGAAAAAATTCGGATAAGGTCGGGTGGTTACTTTAACTCTGTCGAGGTATTGGAAATTAACATATATTTACAGAGGGAAAACTTAAGGCGGACAAAATGGAAAAAAGCGGTACCAATGATAAATGCTCACATTTATGAAATACAACAAATTTTCCAGTTACGTTACTTTAATCAGACACAAAATTCTTGACAACTCTCCTGTCCCTATACTAAATACCATATCCCCAATAACAAGCTTGGCCTCAAGCACTTGATGCATATATACCGTCGTCACTTCCTCAGTTTCCTTATTTACATATTCCCGCTTCAAACAGTGTTCGCAATGCCTTTCCTTAAATGAATAAAGTCCTGTCGCATCAAATATTACTCCCCAATATTTCCCTCGTATCCTGAAATCTTCAAAACATCTCTTTTTCAGTAACTCTTTTATCATATATACCCTAATTTTTTCAAGCTCAGTCGGTTCCAACTTAGATAAAAAATCATTTATAGTATCATAATGGGGTAATTCCTCTAGGCTCTCTACTCCCAAAACTTTCTCAATATTTTTTATACATTCATCTTTGTTTAATTCCTCCGTCATCTCCCTCATAGACGTTAATGCCATTATATTCTTTATTATCATTACAAAAAGTATAACGTCTGGAAGATAAGTGATATAGCTCTTATGTCTGGGATCTTTTACATTCCTAAGTCTCTCATTTAAATCCTTAAAAAAATGATTCTTAATTCTTATGAACTCGAGAAAAAAATTTGTGTTCTTTTCTGCTTCTCTTTTTTCTTTTCTCGTTACCAACCCCAATCCCCTCCCAAAAGTGCAATTTTGCTGACTTCTTATAGTATTATTATACCATATTTAGCACTTTTTTGAAGGAGTTTGTCGTATTTTATCCTGCAATTAGCACGAAAAATTTTTACTCCTCAGCGCTGAGTCTCGTGCATGTATTTCCTACTAGCGGTTATACTACAAAATGGGTGGTGAGGATATGTTTAACATGATTAAAAGCCTTTTTAGGCGCGGAACCCCCAAAGAAAACATAGACACGATATATACCGGCCTGGATGAACCTCTGCCCAAAAATATCGAAAAAGTAAAAGAAAGGCTAGATGAAATCTTCTCGGGGTGTGATGACTTTGTGGTACGGCACATAGTTTGCGGTAAAGGTGAAGATGATGAGGTGCGAATACTGGTATCATACATTGACGGCCTCGTTGACAAAAACATACTAAATCGTGACATAATCCGCCCCATAATCGAGTATTTTTCCCAAACCGAAGTGCACGGTGAACCAAAGCTGGCATTTCAACGCATTAAGGAGTGCGCCATAAGCGGCAGCGATTTTGAAGAGATTCAAAACATGCAGCAGGCGGTCTATAAAATCGTTTCGGGAAATGCGGTGCTTTGTGTGGATGGGGTAAAATGCGCGTTAGCCGTGGATGTAAAAGCAACGCAGGGCAGGCAGATCGATGAACCCGATACCGAGGTTGCCATAAGAGGTCCGCGTGAAGGCTTTGTTGAAAACCTCGCCACCAATATGGCACTCATCAGGAAAAGAATCAAAAGCCCAAACCTCAAGTTTGAGATAATCCGGCTGGGCGTTCAGACCAAAACCGATGTCTGCGTATGCTACATCAAAGGAATCGCAAATGAAGAAATCGTCAAGGAAGTACGGAAGAGGATTAAAAAGATTAGAACCGACGCCATCCTTGATACAGGATATATAGAGCAATATATAGCCGATAACCGCTTAACCCTTTTCCCCATCGTGGGCAACACCGAAAAATGTGACAAGCTGGTGGCAAAACTGCTGGAAGGCAGGGTAGCGATACTGTGCGACGGTACACCCTATATACTGACAGTCCCCTATATCTTCATAGAGTCCATCCAGACATCTGACGACTACTACGACCACGCCTTTTTTGCAACGTTTATGCGGTTGCTCAGGCTTTTTGCGCTGGTCATATCCAACCTGTTGCCGGCTATGTACGTGGCGCTGGTGAGCTTTCATCATACCGTAATCCCAATAAAGCTCATAATCACGTTAGCCGCCTCACGCCAGGGAATACCCTTTTCGCCGTTTGTAGAAGCTGTGCTGATGATAACGGCGTTTGAACTTTTACGCGAAGCCGGCGTACGCATGCCCAGAACGATAGGGCAAGCGCTCAGCATCGTAGGGGCTATCGTATTGGGCGAGGCATCAGTTGCCGCAGGGATCGCCAGCAACCTCATGGTCATCGTGGTGGCCATAACAGCAATATGCAACTTTGTAGTGCCGCCGCTTATCAGGGCTACCATGTTGCTTAGGTTTGTCTTCCTGGTAGCTGCCAATTTTCTTGGATTCCTTGGCATCTCCTTTGTAGCCGTGGCTGTTCTCATACACCTATGCAGGTTGCGCTCCTTCGGCATACCTTATATGGCACCCTTTTCTCCCCTTACAGCTTCTGACCTTAAGGACTCACTCCTAACGGCACCCATATGGGTGATGCTCACACGGCCCAAAATACTATTCACCGAAGACACAAAGGGTACAGTGGGAATAAAGCGCCAGGAGGCAGATGAGATAAGTGAAGATTAAGATAATAACACTGTTGATTTTGTCAGCGCTTTTGACCGGATGCTGGGACAACGTGGATTTGATAGACATCAACATAGTTACTGCACTTGGGATTGACAAATCAGAAGATGGAAAGATAATCGTAACGGTGCAGGTGATAGAACCGGCGGCTTTGCAATCCACGTCTTCCAGCCAAGGGAAAGGGGGAATGGCGCAGCCCAAACCGGTATTTGTTAAATCCTACAAAGGTGAAACCATTTCAGACGCCTTGATAAGCATGAAAGCGGTAGTGGACAAGAGGCTGTTTTTGAGCACACTCCAGGTAATCATCCTTGGAGAGAAGCTTTGTCGAGAAGGCATCAATGAGGCGCTGGATTTCCTGCACAGGGATTATCAGGTAGAATACCTGGCGGATGTGCTGGTAGCAAGGGGCTGCAGCCCTGAAGACATTTTAAAGATACAGCCCGAGATGGATGCCATCCCGGCGATGTATATAAAGGGGACGATAGAAAACACAAAGTTGAGGGCAAAGGTAAAGCGCACGATGCTGATAGAATTGTTTAAAGACGTTAAAAACAAATGCAGGCAGATTACTATAGGACAGATAACCAAGGAAAATGAAAAAACCGTCAAAGCAGAAGGTACAGCCGTCTTCAAAGATGGAAAGCTGGTAGGATGGCTAAACCAGTACGAGACAAGGGGGTTTTTGTTTGCAACCGACAAAGTAGAAAGCACAGTTGTTACAATACCGGTGGCTAGCGGTAAAATGTCCATACAGGTACTGAATTCCAACGGAAAAATAGACGTCAAATTTAAAAACGGCCAACCCTACAGGCTGTCAATTTACGTTAACCTTGAAGGCAATATAGCAGAATATACAGGAAAGGGAGTACTGAGCTTTCAGCAAGACATACATATGCTGCAGAAAGCTTTAAGCGAAGAAGTCAAAAAAGAAATCGCTATGGCTATCAGAAAAGCGCAGAAAGAATACTCCAGCGACATATTTGGATTTGGCAAAATTGTGCATAAATACCATCCTCAATACTGGAAACAAATAATGGACCAGTGGAACGATATATTCAGCCAACTTCCTGTTGACATAGTCGTAAATTTAAAGATAAGGCGTTCGGGACTCATCAAAAGTCCCATGATAAAAGATGAGTGACCATATGATGCTAATTTTAGCAATTCTTGCAGTTTTAAGCATACATGATGTGCGGAAATTTATAAAAGCTAAGGAATCGTTCCGGGTGATTGCCACCTATACCTTTATCGCAGTATTGAGCCTGATCTTGGGATTCTTAATATCAATAGGCAAAAGGCCCAGCAGCCCTGCCGAGTGGATACAGAAAATTTTACAGGCAATCGGAGTGATAAAGTAATGGAAAAGGAAAAAATATCCAGCTTGCAGCTGTTTATGCTCATGACAGGCTTTTTATTTGGTAGTACGCTCATCATCAATCCGATAACAAGCGCAAAAAACGATGGATGGTTGGCTATAATTATCGGGGGAATAGGCGGCACATTGCTTTTACGGATGTATGCCACAATCTCTGCTCTTAACCCCTTCAAAAACTTTGCGGAGATTTTGAAAAGCCACTTGGGCAAAGTACTGGGCAATGTGCTTGCCCTACTGTATGTATGGTATTTTACACACCTGGCTTCACTGGTGCTCAGAAATTTCGGGTCCTTCATGACCACAACTGCATACCTATATACCCCATTAGAAGTGATCATTGTCATTTTTGCCATAATTATTGTATACGCGGTAAACAGCGGGATAGAGGTGGTGAGCAGGGTAAGCAAGATACTTGTACCGGTCATCCCGGTTATAGCAGTTCTCATCAGCATAGGTATCGTAACCGTCCATGATTTTACCGCATTTTTACCATTACTGGAAAACGGCATACAGCCCGTAATAAAGGCGGCTTATGCATTTTTGACCTTCCCTTTCGGCGAGACAATCGCCTTTTTAATGATATTTCCACATTTAAACAGAAGAGAGAATTTAAGAAGAGTGTCCGCCCTGTCAGCGCTGTCAGCCACCGGGCTGTTTCTGTTCATCTTTTTCAGGGATATAACCGCATTGGGGAGCCATTTCATATACCAGGCAACTTATGTACCCCACATAACGTCGGTGCTCATTCCAGGCATAAACCTGGAGCCGCTATTTGATATAAACCTGCTAATAGGAGGAGGAATAAAGATAGCCATATGTCTGTATGCCGCCTCAACCATGTTGGCTGATATCATAGGTGCAGGCGATTACAGGAAGCTCACCACGGCGTTATTGACATTCTGTGTAGTACTTTCTATATGGATATACGAAAATATATTCGAAATGTTCAATTGGGCCGAAAATGTGTGGCCTTATTATTCAATACCCTTCCAGTTTGCCATCCCCCTCATTTTACTGCTTTTATCCTTGAAGAATAAAAATAAGGCGAACACAACGGAGTCAGCTGAACAGTGAGTCCATCATCTCCTTTATCTTCATCTTTCTGGCACGGGTTTCATCGTGGTCTATCTCAATCTCGATGTCCTCACCGCTCACTTTAAGCACCAGGACGGTACCTTCCTCTGCACCCTCGGGCAGCCTTGACCTCTCTACATTGATCATCTTCCTGTCTTCATCCTCGCAGACAGCAAAATTTCCCTCAAACCTGTCTATGATGACCTTTTTCATTGAACACCCTCCTGACATTTATTGGTTTTTATAGGCAAATACCTCTATCTTTTCCCCATCGCTGGTTATAACTATAGTCCCTCGCTCATCGGTTCTATATATCTTTGCCCCCACTTGCTTCAATTTTTGAATAGTTTCGGGCGCCGGATGACCGTAGTCATTGCCTTTTCCGACCGATATCACGGCTATTTGCGGCTGTACAGCTTGCAAAAACTTTTTGGAAGTTGAATAGGCGCTGCCGTGATGCCCAACTTTAAGCACATCCGATTGCAAATCATACCCCTTTTCAACCATTTCGTTCTCAGATTCAAACCCTGCATCTCCGGTGAACAAGAACGACGTACCGCCGTACCTCAGCTTTACAACGACAGAGTAATCATTGGTATTCTCATACCGCTTGCTGTTGGGAGCAAGCACGACAAATTCGGCTTTTCCAAGTGGATATACAGTACCGGGTACCGGAGGAGTAATCTTCAAGCCCTTATTAGATATGGCTTTCAGCATTTCCTCAAATGTCCTTGTATTGCTCTCTACTTTGGGCATTATTATGTGTTTTACTTCAAAAGATTTTATCACGGCATCCATCCCGCCTATGTGGTCCTCGTGTGGATGAGTGGCGATGACATACTCCAGAGTAGTTATCCCCCTTGCCTTTATATAA encodes the following:
- a CDS encoding transposase codes for the protein MAGKIKRVFKRLPICILGDSLYACEGVFKLCDEYRWKFLIRYKEGRIKSVGEEFEAIKKIDGMSFRKREGDIEREDNIFWANEISYNERVVNLIEFVDTEGDGENKRYVFITNIKVTQKNALALVGAGRSRWKIENEGFNRQKNLIYAIGHINSYNYNAMKNHYLLTQIADILMQLYTKGAKVLKVIKKTIKHISLHLLEDLRTKVITDEDMVSIMKPMQVRFT
- a CDS encoding serpin family protein, coding for MRIKHVACMYIVVFVTAVILTSCSMINWASIAGSKLPPPAEKVDERLVDANIEFSFKLFNQLIGDQVKDNVFICPASVSLALSMTYNGADGETKEAMAQALQLQNMSIEDVNKANADLLTILQNPDPDIKVSIANSIWIREGVSFYKEFLDVNKRFYNAYIEHLNFSSPQAPNIINNWIKECTNGRIDKVIEDPLTKRFSKG
- a CDS encoding GerAB/ArcD/ProY family transporter, which encodes MEKEKISSLQLFMLMTGFLFGSTLIINPITSAKNDGWLAIIIGGIGGTLLLRMYATISALNPFKNFAEILKSHLGKVLGNVLALLYVWYFTHLASLVLRNFGSFMTTTAYLYTPLEVIIVIFAIIIVYAVNSGIEVVSRVSKILVPVIPVIAVLISIGIVTVHDFTAFLPLLENGIQPVIKAAYAFLTFPFGETIAFLMIFPHLNRRENLRRVSALSALSATGLFLFIFFRDITALGSHFIYQATYVPHITSVLIPGINLEPLFDINLLIGGGIKIAICLYAASTMLADIIGAGDYRKLTTALLTFCVVLSIWIYENIFEMFNWAENVWPYYSIPFQFAIPLILLLLSLKNKNKANTTESAEQ
- a CDS encoding HD domain-containing protein; the protein is MKSTKNLLLRADEGQLLLTDEKGEIIRSLSLMNVIDQLSSTHKREKEERIKAKRLAKNTLIVTGLIIDMLPFGVVLASPPGKIVKCNRVARRILLEKFSNQEEVAALINGAYKDKIIESGSGTYYRIEVSPLNEKTNNVLVAFIDVSREYTLLNRIKEMQEELETAFLAMLPDQRIEARLKSIPEYMDEYDENTGMIKITGIIEDGCYRHVVNMLKLLADAFKQGLMELPGVNKNTLVQATILHDIGKVQPDLKVGDVVNPKEVFEQGFYHAFRGASLSRSLYDINDEVYYLIKYHHHGENELPADFPDYLLVMHRFFRLIDGLSAGITRRGSMVKMRIKGTKIHVREESSFPAYNQEFEMDIYTGRTIRCDIKK
- a CDS encoding Ger(x)C family spore germination protein, with product MKIKIITLLILSALLTGCWDNVDLIDINIVTALGIDKSEDGKIIVTVQVIEPAALQSTSSSQGKGGMAQPKPVFVKSYKGETISDALISMKAVVDKRLFLSTLQVIILGEKLCREGINEALDFLHRDYQVEYLADVLVARGCSPEDILKIQPEMDAIPAMYIKGTIENTKLRAKVKRTMLIELFKDVKNKCRQITIGQITKENEKTVKAEGTAVFKDGKLVGWLNQYETRGFLFATDKVESTVVTIPVASGKMSIQVLNSNGKIDVKFKNGQPYRLSIYVNLEGNIAEYTGKGVLSFQQDIHMLQKALSEEVKKEIAMAIRKAQKEYSSDIFGFGKIVHKYHPQYWKQIMDQWNDIFSQLPVDIVVNLKIRRSGLIKSPMIKDE
- a CDS encoding transposase family protein, which produces MVTRKEKREAEKNTNFFLEFIRIKNHFFKDLNERLRNVKDPRHKSYITYLPDVILFVMIIKNIMALTSMREMTEELNKDECIKNIEKVLGVESLEELPHYDTINDFLSKLEPTELEKIRVYMIKELLKKRCFEDFRIRGKYWGVIFDATGLYSFKERHCEHCLKREYVNKETEEVTTVYMHQVLEAKLVIGDMVFSIGTGELSRILCLIKVT
- a CDS encoding ROK family protein, encoding MYYIGIDLGGTNIAVGLVDEEGKIIHKDSVPTLNEREYPEIIKDMAMLSLKVVKDSGVSLKEVKAIGIGSPGTPNNEEGILVYANNLKFRNVPMRAEMQKYIDLPVYLDNDANVAALAESVAGACKGAKHSVTITLGTGVGTGVVIDGKVYSGFNNAAAEMGHMVIVVDGEQCTCGRKGCWEAYASATALIRETKKAAVANPDSLINKLVDGDLSKINAKTPFDAARQGDKVGLHIVEEYMKYLAEGLANVVNIFQPEIIAIGGGISKEGEYLLAPLRKLVSQRVYTVEGVPQTKIVAAKLGNDAGIVGAAMLGKMY
- a CDS encoding spore germination protein; translation: MFNMIKSLFRRGTPKENIDTIYTGLDEPLPKNIEKVKERLDEIFSGCDDFVVRHIVCGKGEDDEVRILVSYIDGLVDKNILNRDIIRPIIEYFSQTEVHGEPKLAFQRIKECAISGSDFEEIQNMQQAVYKIVSGNAVLCVDGVKCALAVDVKATQGRQIDEPDTEVAIRGPREGFVENLATNMALIRKRIKSPNLKFEIIRLGVQTKTDVCVCYIKGIANEEIVKEVRKRIKKIRTDAILDTGYIEQYIADNRLTLFPIVGNTEKCDKLVAKLLEGRVAILCDGTPYILTVPYIFIESIQTSDDYYDHAFFATFMRLLRLFALVISNLLPAMYVALVSFHHTVIPIKLIITLAASRQGIPFSPFVEAVLMITAFELLREAGVRMPRTIGQALSIVGAIVLGEASVAAGIASNLMVIVVAITAICNFVVPPLIRATMLLRFVFLVAANFLGFLGISFVAVAVLIHLCRLRSFGIPYMAPFSPLTASDLKDSLLTAPIWVMLTRPKILFTEDTKGTVGIKRQEADEISED
- a CDS encoding IS256 family transposase, with amino-acid sequence MDKNTYYQTVKNMAVEKVLNQYCSDSDPSRPALKKLLEDLLDWFMLSERQIYLLKNENDKGNGFYDRKLGTPMGNLEISVPRTRTGDFRPHILPEPYKRVDESYTDLLMSLVVNGYSESSLLNTLKSLNLPYSDDELDKIKDDLKSELDLFKQRELPESVFALLIDAYHCEIKDGSKVKKAACYIVLGIDMEGKKDIFGLYTFFGKENRADWNKVFEDLINRGLKRVLVVVSDDFPGIIDTVKAVYPYADHQLCFVHLQRNIRKYMTKADATEFNKELDKIKFASSFDEAVQKFYELCSNFKSKYSRYMNLLMEKAEHYMAFTKYPESLRKHIYTTNSVESINSLVEKIRIRSGGYFNSVEVLEINIYLQRENLRRTKWKKAVPMINAHIYEIQQIFQLRYFNQTQNS
- a CDS encoding ComEC/Rec2 family competence protein, whose amino-acid sequence is MPRRYNTTATWMKMMYIFILFMVFVIARLSSEEVAKPPAEGNTAGNGQITPATESGEKVPGSNSERGLAVHFIDVGQADSILITMDGAAMLIDAGNNEDSQLVVDYIKARGITTLEYVIATHPHEDHIGGMDAVIKSFEVKHIIMPKVESNTRTFEEMLKAISNKGLKITPPVPGTVYPLGKAEFVVLAPNSKRYENTNDYSVVVKLRYGGTSFLFTGDAGFESENEMVEKGYDLQSDVLKVGHHGSAYSTSKKFLQAVQPQIAVISVGKGNDYGHPAPETIQKLKQVGAKIYRTDERGTIVITSDGEKIEVFAYKNQ
- a CDS encoding DUF3006 domain-containing protein is translated as MKKVIIDRFEGNFAVCEDEDRKMINVERSRLPEGAEEGTVLVLKVSGEDIEIEIDHDETRARKMKIKEMMDSLFS